In Saccharolobus solfataricus, a genomic segment contains:
- a CDS encoding CDC48 family AAA ATPase: MSASSGEEQKPQRKELILRVMEARQKDVGRGKVRIDIDLLSQIDVSPGDVVEIEGTRKTAALAWPLSPEDTTTGEKDIIRMDGITRKNAGVSIGDKVIVRKAIVKPASTVKLAPSNFSITVDPGFISYVKKRLKEFPLVEGDTVLIPVLGQAIPFTVVQVKPAGIVLVNDDTIISISDKPVEPSRYPRVTYEDIGGMKNIIEKVRELVELPLRHPELFKRLGIEPPKGILLYGPPGVGKTLLAKAIANETDAYFTSINGPEIMSKFYGESEQRLREIFEDAKKHAPAIIFVDEIDAIAPKRDEVIGEVERRVVAQLLTLMDGLENRGNVIVIAATNRPSAVDPALRRPGRFDREIEIPLPDKQGRLEILQIHTRNMPLSKDVDLEKLADMTHGYTGADLSALVREAAMNSLRRYLPKIDLNQDKIPPEILESMEVKMEDFINAFKEIVPSGLREIYIEVPEVKWTDIGGLEEIKEELKEVVEYPLKYSELYQNSGIEPPKGILLFGPPGTGKTMLAKAVATESGANFIAVRGPEILSKWVGESEKAVREIFRKARMYAPAVIFFDEIDSIAPIRGISYDSGVTERIVNQLLAEMDGIEKLENVVVIAATNRPDILDPALLRPGRFEKLIYVPPPDKRARTEILKVHTRNIALGEDISLEDVAEKTEGYTGADLAALVREATMRAIRESMKICIDKTNENCKPTDAECRDKTMKECMKVNGVKVSLRHFEEAMRKVKPSVTQDMLQFYQNWVEKARQQLPKTTVKPSTYA, encoded by the coding sequence TTGAGCGCTAGTTCTGGAGAGGAACAGAAGCCGCAAAGAAAGGAGTTAATACTTAGAGTAATGGAAGCAAGACAAAAAGATGTCGGGAGAGGGAAAGTAAGAATTGATATTGATTTACTCTCACAAATTGATGTAAGCCCGGGTGATGTAGTCGAAATTGAAGGAACCAGAAAGACCGCTGCGCTTGCATGGCCTTTGTCGCCAGAAGATACAACAACTGGAGAAAAAGACATAATAAGAATGGATGGAATTACTAGGAAAAACGCTGGTGTCTCGATTGGAGATAAGGTTATAGTACGGAAAGCAATTGTAAAACCAGCCAGCACAGTAAAATTAGCACCATCTAACTTCTCAATTACCGTAGATCCAGGTTTCATCAGTTATGTTAAGAAACGATTAAAAGAATTCCCCCTAGTTGAAGGGGATACAGTATTAATTCCAGTTCTAGGACAAGCTATACCGTTTACTGTGGTTCAAGTCAAACCTGCAGGTATAGTTCTAGTAAATGACGATACAATAATAAGCATATCTGATAAGCCAGTAGAACCTTCCAGATATCCCAGAGTTACCTATGAAGATATAGGTGGAATGAAAAATATTATAGAAAAAGTTAGAGAGTTAGTAGAACTACCCTTAAGACATCCAGAACTGTTCAAGAGATTAGGAATAGAACCGCCTAAGGGCATACTACTATATGGCCCACCTGGAGTTGGAAAGACGTTACTCGCTAAAGCTATAGCTAACGAGACTGATGCCTACTTCACTTCAATTAATGGACCAGAAATAATGAGTAAATTCTATGGGGAAAGTGAGCAAAGATTAAGAGAAATATTTGAAGATGCCAAAAAACATGCTCCTGCGATAATATTCGTAGATGAAATAGACGCAATAGCACCGAAAAGAGACGAAGTAATAGGAGAAGTAGAAAGAAGAGTTGTTGCACAGTTACTCACCCTAATGGATGGACTTGAAAATAGAGGAAACGTGATAGTTATAGCAGCTACCAATAGACCTAGTGCTGTTGATCCAGCATTAAGAAGACCGGGAAGATTTGATAGGGAAATAGAAATACCATTACCAGATAAGCAAGGAAGATTAGAAATATTACAAATCCACACAAGGAATATGCCATTATCTAAGGATGTTGACCTAGAAAAGCTTGCAGATATGACACACGGATATACTGGTGCTGATTTGTCTGCATTAGTAAGAGAAGCTGCAATGAATTCCTTAAGAAGATATTTACCAAAGATAGATTTGAACCAAGATAAGATACCTCCAGAGATATTAGAGTCTATGGAAGTTAAGATGGAGGATTTCATAAATGCATTCAAGGAAATAGTACCGAGTGGCTTAAGGGAAATTTACATAGAAGTTCCTGAGGTTAAATGGACAGATATAGGTGGACTTGAAGAAATAAAAGAAGAGCTAAAAGAAGTAGTTGAATATCCCTTGAAATACTCAGAGCTATACCAAAACTCTGGTATAGAGCCACCTAAGGGTATATTGTTATTTGGTCCACCCGGAACTGGAAAGACAATGCTAGCGAAGGCTGTGGCGACTGAAAGCGGAGCAAATTTCATAGCAGTGAGAGGGCCAGAAATATTATCCAAATGGGTAGGTGAAAGTGAAAAAGCAGTTAGAGAAATATTTAGAAAAGCTAGAATGTATGCTCCAGCTGTAATATTCTTTGACGAAATAGATTCAATAGCGCCAATAAGGGGAATTTCTTATGATTCCGGAGTAACAGAGAGAATAGTAAATCAGCTATTAGCGGAAATGGATGGAATAGAAAAATTAGAGAATGTGGTAGTTATAGCTGCAACTAATAGACCAGATATCTTAGATCCAGCATTGCTAAGACCCGGTAGGTTTGAGAAATTAATCTATGTACCCCCACCAGATAAGAGGGCAAGGACAGAAATATTAAAGGTGCATACTAGGAACATAGCGCTAGGTGAGGATATCAGCTTAGAGGACGTAGCTGAAAAGACTGAAGGCTACACCGGAGCTGACTTAGCAGCGTTAGTAAGAGAAGCTACAATGAGAGCTATAAGAGAGAGCATGAAAATATGTATAGATAAGACTAACGAGAATTGTAAACCTACAGATGCTGAATGCAGAGATAAGACTATGAAAGAATGTATGAAGGTTAACGGGGTTAAGGTTTCCCTAAGACATTTCGAAGAGGCTATGAGGAAAGTTAAACCATCAGTTACACAAGATATGTTGCAATTCTATCAAAATTGGGTGGAAAAAGCTAGGCAACAATTGCCAAAAACTACTGTTAAACCAAGTACATATGCGTGA
- the fen gene encoding flap endonuclease-1 yields the protein MGVDLADLVKDVKRELSFSELKGKRVSIDGYNALYQFLAAIRQPDGTPLMDSQGRVTSHLSGLFYRTINILEEGVIPIYVFDGKPPEQKSEELERRRKAKEEAERKLERAKSEGKIEELRKYSQAILRLSNIMVEESKKLLRAMGIPIVQAPSEGEAEAAYLNKLGLSWAAASQDYDAILFGAKRLVRNLTITGKRKLPNKDVYVEIKPELIETEILLKKLGITREQLIDIGILIGTDYNPDGIRGIGPERALKIIKKYGKIEKAMEYGEISKKDINFNIDEIRGLFLNPQVVKPEEALDLNEPNGEDIINILVYEHNFSEERVKNGIERLTKAIKEAKGASRQTGLDRWF from the coding sequence ATAGGAGTAGATTTAGCAGATTTAGTAAAAGATGTAAAAAGAGAGCTTTCGTTTTCTGAACTTAAAGGAAAGAGGGTAAGTATCGATGGATATAATGCGTTATATCAGTTTTTAGCTGCAATAAGACAACCGGATGGAACTCCCTTAATGGATTCACAGGGGAGAGTAACTAGTCATCTAAGTGGATTATTTTATAGAACGATAAATATCCTAGAAGAAGGTGTCATACCAATCTACGTCTTTGATGGTAAACCGCCAGAGCAAAAAAGTGAAGAGTTAGAAAGAAGGAGAAAGGCAAAAGAAGAAGCTGAGAGAAAGTTAGAAAGAGCCAAAAGCGAAGGGAAGATAGAGGAGCTAAGGAAATATTCACAAGCTATACTTAGATTATCAAATATCATGGTAGAAGAAAGTAAAAAATTGTTGAGAGCTATGGGAATACCTATAGTTCAAGCACCTTCTGAAGGAGAGGCTGAGGCTGCATATCTGAATAAATTAGGATTAAGCTGGGCAGCAGCAAGTCAAGATTATGATGCGATACTTTTCGGAGCTAAAAGGCTAGTAAGAAATTTGACAATTACAGGGAAAAGAAAGCTTCCTAACAAGGACGTATATGTGGAGATAAAACCAGAATTAATAGAAACGGAAATCTTACTTAAAAAATTAGGAATAACAAGGGAACAACTAATTGATATAGGCATATTAATTGGAACAGACTATAATCCTGATGGAATAAGGGGCATAGGACCAGAAAGAGCACTAAAGATAATAAAAAAATACGGCAAGATAGAAAAAGCAATGGAATATGGTGAAATTTCAAAAAAGGATATTAATTTCAATATCGATGAAATTAGAGGTTTATTTTTGAATCCACAAGTAGTTAAACCAGAGGAAGCTTTAGATTTGAATGAACCTAACGGAGAAGATATAATTAATATCTTAGTATATGAACATAACTTCAGTGAAGAAAGAGTGAAGAATGGAATTGAAAGATTAACTAAAGCAATAAAAGAAGCTAAAGGAGCGTCTAGACAAACAGGATTGGACAGATGGTTTTAA
- a CDS encoding precorrin-2 dehydrogenase/sirohydrochlorin ferrochelatase family protein — protein sequence MITKDYYPIFIDLSNFRILIIGGGKVGTKRALAFKRYGADVSVLSLDFSQDLLNSDIRLIRDDANKIDSNLIEKYDIILTCTNNSELNEKLCNIAKNLRKLCNNPTNPENSNFIVPIFYSDNDLEIAITTRGKSSILAKEILTKTISIANSSEIRNLLGIMYDVKILLKKKVADPSVRYSLYHKIYNDEKFKYYATNGLINKALNRAEEIINEQG from the coding sequence GTGATTACAAAGGATTATTATCCAATTTTTATAGACCTTTCTAATTTTCGTATACTTATAATCGGAGGAGGCAAAGTAGGTACAAAAAGAGCGTTAGCTTTTAAGAGATATGGAGCTGACGTATCTGTCTTAAGTTTGGATTTCTCCCAAGATCTTCTTAATTCAGACATAAGATTGATTAGGGATGACGCGAATAAAATCGATAGTAATCTAATAGAAAAATATGATATAATTTTGACTTGCACGAATAATTCTGAACTTAACGAGAAACTCTGTAATATAGCCAAAAACCTAAGAAAACTTTGTAATAATCCTACTAATCCAGAAAACTCTAACTTTATAGTACCAATATTCTATTCTGATAACGACTTAGAAATAGCTATAACTACTAGAGGAAAATCTAGTATCTTAGCTAAAGAAATCCTAACCAAAACAATTAGTATAGCTAACAGCTCAGAAATAAGAAATTTATTAGGTATAATGTATGATGTAAAGATTCTATTAAAGAAAAAAGTAGCTGATCCATCTGTTAGATATTCATTATATCATAAAATATATAATGATGAAAAATTCAAATATTATGCTACTAATGGTTTAATAAATAAAGCATTAAATAGAGCGGAGGAGATAATTAATGAGCAAGGATGA
- a CDS encoding glutamyl-tRNA reductase, with protein sequence MSKDEELLQNYCSILFTYKTIGISNLHLYYFRETEIKSLKQLINAEFAILQTCNRVEIYLYSDTNTLKEVNKIIQYLNNIHNEPIGNQARVLCGKDAAKHLFLVASGADSLSIGEYEILSQIRSTIDMFKKLGFSGKYLQIFFERAIKVGRKVREETSISKGKVGIYSLAIDEAKKRFNDFYDRRILVIGAGEMAQKITSMLHNEGAKDVTIMNRTIEKAKQLALKFGYNYEKLDLDKLGNFDVAFISIYHENLRLENKWNTLIVDITVPPLFTGNNVITLEELERISNLNFKAREEELAKINKLVEDGINELLYDYKKEIYTEFMSKIMKRIETIRENEILRAYKELEKLGINDQQAKEILDLMTRSIIKKSFQPLFDNIRSLIFNGENSINYINFLIDIFKDGNISGFETEKIKEKQVSERSSI encoded by the coding sequence ATGAGCAAGGATGAAGAGTTACTACAAAATTATTGTTCGATTTTATTTACATACAAAACTATAGGAATAAGTAACCTTCACTTATATTACTTTAGGGAAACGGAAATAAAATCGTTAAAACAATTAATCAATGCTGAATTTGCTATTCTACAAACTTGTAATAGAGTTGAAATATATCTATATTCAGATACTAATACATTAAAGGAGGTTAATAAAATAATCCAATATTTGAATAACATACATAATGAACCTATCGGAAATCAAGCTAGGGTACTCTGTGGTAAAGATGCTGCAAAACACTTATTTTTGGTAGCTAGTGGAGCTGATTCACTATCTATTGGAGAATACGAAATCTTATCTCAAATAAGATCTACTATTGATATGTTTAAAAAATTAGGCTTCAGCGGAAAATATTTACAAATATTTTTCGAAAGAGCAATTAAAGTAGGCAGAAAAGTTAGAGAAGAGACTAGTATTTCTAAGGGGAAAGTTGGTATATATTCTCTTGCTATTGATGAGGCTAAAAAACGATTCAATGATTTTTATGATAGAAGAATATTAGTAATAGGAGCTGGCGAAATGGCGCAGAAAATAACTAGTATGCTCCACAATGAAGGAGCCAAAGATGTTACAATAATGAATAGAACAATAGAAAAGGCAAAACAACTTGCACTAAAGTTCGGCTATAACTACGAAAAATTAGATTTAGACAAGTTAGGTAACTTCGATGTCGCTTTTATATCAATTTATCATGAGAATCTTAGACTTGAGAACAAATGGAATACATTAATTGTTGATATAACTGTCCCGCCCCTATTTACTGGGAATAACGTAATTACACTAGAAGAATTAGAAAGAATATCAAACCTCAACTTCAAAGCTAGAGAAGAGGAATTAGCTAAAATTAATAAATTGGTAGAGGATGGAATAAATGAATTACTATATGATTACAAAAAAGAAATCTATACGGAATTCATGTCAAAAATAATGAAAAGGATAGAAACTATAAGAGAAAACGAGATTCTAAGAGCGTATAAAGAACTTGAGAAACTTGGAATAAACGACCAACAAGCGAAGGAAATACTAGATTTGATGACTAGATCAATCATTAAAAAGTCATTCCAACCCCTTTTCGATAATATAAGATCACTAATATTTAACGGAGAAAATTCGATAAACTACATTAACTTTCTAATTGATATTTTTAAAGATGGTAACATTTCCGGTTTTGAGACCGAGAAGATTAAGGAAAAGCAAGTTAGTGAGAGATCTAGTATCTGA
- the hemB gene encoding porphobilinogen synthase produces MVTFPVLRPRRLRKSKLVRDLVSETSISQNDLVLPVFIKENINEPEQIASMPGIYRYPPNDKLINYLQDSYENGIRSVILFGIPSYKDDIASSAYDKNGIIQRAVRIIKDSFKDKIIVITDECTDEYMANGHCGLVKYTNGCYVVDNDESLKIHAKIALSQAEAGADVIAPSSMMDGVVRAIRDALDSAGYIDTLILSYSVKYASVMYGPFRDAAYSKPAFGDRRGYQMDPRNAFEAIKEARLDIEEGADILMVKPAHTYLDVIRLVKDHFPEYPLAAYHVSGEYSMIKAAAINGWIDEKTAVLEITTAIKRAGADLIITYYANDIARWIKDGVPF; encoded by the coding sequence ATGGTAACATTTCCGGTTTTGAGACCGAGAAGATTAAGGAAAAGCAAGTTAGTGAGAGATCTAGTATCTGAAACATCTATTTCACAAAACGATTTAGTACTTCCAGTATTTATAAAGGAAAACATAAATGAGCCAGAGCAAATTGCTTCGATGCCAGGTATATATAGATATCCGCCAAATGATAAGTTAATCAACTATCTACAAGATAGTTACGAAAACGGAATTCGAAGTGTAATATTGTTTGGAATTCCTTCTTATAAAGACGATATAGCATCTTCAGCCTATGATAAAAATGGTATAATACAGAGAGCGGTTAGAATAATAAAGGATAGTTTTAAGGATAAGATTATAGTAATCACAGATGAGTGTACTGATGAGTATATGGCTAATGGTCATTGTGGTCTTGTTAAATATACTAACGGGTGTTATGTGGTAGATAATGATGAAAGTCTAAAGATTCATGCTAAGATTGCATTAAGTCAAGCTGAAGCTGGTGCAGACGTTATAGCTCCATCCAGCATGATGGATGGAGTAGTTAGGGCTATAAGAGATGCGCTAGATAGTGCCGGCTACATTGATACATTAATATTGTCATATAGTGTAAAGTACGCTTCAGTAATGTATGGTCCCTTTAGGGATGCAGCGTACTCTAAACCCGCATTTGGAGATAGAAGGGGATATCAGATGGACCCTAGAAATGCATTTGAGGCAATAAAAGAAGCGAGACTAGATATAGAGGAAGGTGCTGATATTTTGATGGTTAAACCTGCCCATACATATTTAGATGTAATAAGATTAGTGAAAGACCACTTTCCAGAATATCCGCTAGCTGCATATCATGTTAGTGGTGAATATAGTATGATAAAGGCAGCTGCAATTAATGGATGGATAGACGAAAAGACTGCAGTCTTAGAAATTACTACTGCAATAAAAAGGGCAGGGGCTGATTTAATCATTACTTATTATGCTAACGATATTGCTAGATGGATAAAGGACGGTGTACCATTTTGA
- the hemL gene encoding glutamate-1-semialdehyde 2,1-aminomutase: MDKGRCTILNSEELWAQAKQLFAGGVNSPVRAAVKPFPFYVERGKGAYIYTVDGKKFIDYVLGYGPLILGHSPESVKRRIVEQLERGWLFGTPSELEIELARKIRSHIPSAQKIRFVNSGTEATMAAIRLARGYTKRSKILKFSGNYHGAHDYALVEAGSAATEYNVATSDGVPMEIMKTVEICEFNDLDCVDKKLRNEDIATVILEPVMGNAGVILPEKDFLFGLRELTKTYNSLLIFDEVITGFRISIGGAQSYYQIYPDITTLGKIIGGGFPIGAVAGKAEIIDNFTPAGKVFNAGTFNANPISMIAGIATIEELEKEYPYIIANQAAKTLVEELERLLKTKHTINHVGSMFQIFFGIDEVRNYSDAKRADKEYYIKFHERLLKEGVFIPPSQYETIFTSAAHKDDVIADTIDKLMKVIGELN; encoded by the coding sequence ATGGATAAAGGACGGTGTACCATTTTGAATAGCGAGGAACTATGGGCTCAAGCTAAGCAATTATTTGCTGGAGGAGTAAATAGTCCAGTTAGAGCAGCAGTAAAGCCATTCCCCTTTTATGTAGAAAGGGGAAAAGGAGCTTATATTTACACGGTCGATGGTAAAAAGTTCATTGATTATGTATTAGGTTATGGGCCTCTAATTTTAGGTCACTCCCCAGAATCCGTAAAGAGAAGAATAGTTGAGCAATTAGAAAGAGGTTGGCTTTTCGGAACTCCTAGTGAATTAGAAATAGAATTAGCTAGAAAAATAAGGTCACATATACCATCAGCGCAGAAAATAAGATTTGTAAATAGTGGAACTGAGGCTACAATGGCAGCTATAAGATTAGCTAGAGGCTATACAAAAAGAAGCAAAATATTGAAGTTTAGCGGAAATTACCATGGAGCTCACGATTACGCACTTGTGGAAGCAGGAAGCGCTGCTACAGAATATAACGTTGCAACTTCTGATGGTGTACCAATGGAAATAATGAAGACCGTAGAAATATGCGAATTTAACGATCTTGATTGCGTAGATAAAAAATTGAGAAACGAGGATATAGCTACAGTAATCTTAGAACCCGTTATGGGCAATGCTGGGGTAATCTTACCTGAAAAGGACTTTTTATTTGGATTAAGAGAACTCACAAAAACCTACAACTCTCTATTGATCTTCGATGAAGTTATAACTGGTTTTAGAATCAGCATAGGTGGGGCACAATCTTACTATCAAATTTATCCAGACATAACAACACTAGGTAAAATAATAGGTGGTGGTTTCCCTATCGGTGCAGTAGCAGGAAAAGCAGAGATTATTGATAACTTTACTCCAGCTGGTAAAGTATTTAATGCTGGCACATTTAACGCTAACCCAATATCTATGATTGCTGGAATTGCTACAATAGAAGAACTTGAAAAAGAATACCCATATATTATCGCAAACCAAGCCGCCAAGACCCTAGTGGAGGAATTAGAAAGGTTGCTAAAAACAAAACATACAATAAACCATGTTGGGAGTATGTTTCAGATATTCTTCGGAATAGATGAGGTTAGAAATTACTCAGATGCTAAAAGAGCTGATAAAGAGTACTACATAAAGTTTCATGAAAGACTGTTAAAGGAGGGAGTTTTCATTCCGCCAAGTCAATATGAGACAATTTTTACTTCAGCTGCCCATAAAGATGATGTAATTGCTGACACTATAGATAAGCTTATGAAAGTAATAGGCGAACTAAATTGA
- the hemC gene encoding hydroxymethylbilane synthase: protein MKILIAARGSKLSRVQVDMVGEKLRKIGIEYDVIDIKTKADLFSTEPLSKLGKGVFEKEVNEAVLEGKADVAVHSMKDILSEINPELEIFAVIERDPPYDILIAEKNLHKLDPNTTIGTSSIRRKNFIKYIRPEINTKDIRGNVDTRIRKYLSKEYDGLILAEASIKRLNISISYHRLNVYDFTPEANQGIIVVLGRKKDEKVKEVFKEITHKDTLDEALAERATISVVGGGCHSPIGVLFRKEGKEFYGIASYSDGKKKITVSISKAGDPYTIGSELGLLLKKEMKNEGIIP, encoded by the coding sequence TTGAAAATACTAATAGCTGCAAGAGGAAGTAAACTAAGTAGAGTACAAGTAGATATGGTAGGTGAAAAATTAAGAAAAATTGGAATAGAATATGATGTAATAGATATAAAAACAAAAGCTGACTTGTTTTCTACTGAACCATTAAGTAAATTAGGTAAAGGAGTTTTTGAAAAAGAAGTCAATGAGGCTGTATTGGAGGGAAAAGCCGATGTTGCAGTTCACAGCATGAAAGATATCTTATCAGAAATAAATCCTGAACTAGAAATATTTGCAGTAATAGAAAGAGATCCTCCATATGATATATTAATTGCAGAGAAAAATTTACATAAATTGGACCCAAATACTACAATAGGTACAAGTAGTATAAGGAGGAAAAACTTTATTAAATACATCAGACCAGAAATAAATACTAAAGATATTAGAGGTAATGTGGACACTAGAATAAGAAAATATTTGTCTAAAGAGTATGATGGTTTAATATTAGCTGAGGCCTCAATAAAAAGGCTCAATATTAGTATAAGTTATCACAGGCTTAATGTCTACGATTTCACTCCAGAAGCTAATCAAGGTATTATAGTAGTCTTAGGAAGAAAAAAAGATGAAAAGGTAAAAGAGGTATTTAAAGAAATTACTCATAAAGATACATTAGATGAGGCATTAGCTGAAAGAGCTACAATTAGTGTAGTAGGAGGAGGTTGTCATTCTCCTATTGGTGTGTTATTCAGAAAAGAAGGAAAAGAGTTCTATGGGATTGCAAGTTATAGTGATGGGAAGAAAAAAATTACCGTTTCCATTAGCAAGGCGGGGGATCCGTATACTATAGGATCTGAATTGGGCTTGCTACTAAAAAAGGAGATGAAGAATGAGGGTATTATTCCTTAG
- a CDS encoding uroporphyrinogen-III synthase: MRVLFLRPDNEDNELNEKLMILRKNGIEVLNIPIFKIKCVSYSLPTYDYEALAFTSRNSVICFKDRTLIKNVHKIYAIGEETAELLMKMYNVNPITPERFTSIELAKRILEDKVNSILSIRSRKASEDMRNILNGKIKYDEIYVYDSEIIRDNINEISKILTECEVDAIAFTSSLMAKLIGPFIRGKCNIIIFSIGPMTTETLKRVNNKVKIIESKTHSIKGIIETILVEMKRNGRD, translated from the coding sequence ATGAGGGTATTATTCCTTAGGCCCGATAATGAAGATAATGAACTCAATGAAAAGCTTATGATACTTCGGAAAAACGGAATTGAAGTTCTAAACATTCCCATCTTTAAAATAAAATGCGTCTCATATTCGTTACCGACCTATGATTATGAGGCACTAGCATTTACAAGCAGAAATTCAGTCATTTGTTTCAAAGATCGCACCTTAATTAAAAACGTTCATAAGATATACGCTATCGGAGAAGAAACTGCTGAGTTATTAATGAAAATGTATAATGTAAATCCGATAACTCCAGAGAGATTTACGAGTATAGAACTAGCTAAAAGAATTTTGGAAGATAAGGTAAATAGTATACTTAGCATAAGGAGTAGAAAAGCTTCTGAAGATATGAGAAATATTCTTAATGGCAAAATTAAATATGATGAGATTTACGTATATGATTCAGAAATAATCAGAGATAATATAAACGAAATATCCAAAATTCTAACCGAATGTGAAGTTGACGCCATAGCATTTACTAGTTCGTTGATGGCTAAGCTAATTGGTCCTTTTATTAGGGGTAAGTGTAATATAATAATCTTTAGCATAGGTCCAATGACGACAGAAACTTTGAAACGAGTTAATAATAAGGTAAAAATAATAGAAAGCAAGACACATTCTATTAAAGGCATTATAGAAACTATTTTAGTGGAGATGAAACGAAATGGACGAGATTAA
- a CDS encoding alkaline phosphatase family protein produces MRDLKTLLIVIDGVSYSVFNQFRYNLDTMNNLIENGSFGKLESVFPTITPVALASLFTGYLPLNHGITSTKIFIKGNSLSKPLSAHSSTPLKVDPIWYLLAKKGYKVVVASAPQALPDKWKLKNLTLFDPYKSKIKECSDGALLNIGNTTINEVNFDIESNNNEYTIKITDIENNTLSLKLRQNEWTSPLEVIMGCKGKEMKGTFRLKGLSNGVYLTPVSFLIPSWSNNQELQNEIWENVVKKYGMLLDGDYISLKSNIIGFSEYYETLKFAYEFFYNYSLYLLKREEWDFAITYLPIVDNIQHLLFGVDDSQSLDYVFQVYKMADNFVKAHIELADNIIICSDHGINKVKKRLYLNKFLEELNVLKTVDDKKIDWKRTKAYYGGGGIIRINLREREKFGIVGKKEFNKLIKYLTINLERLEDPDTGERIFTVIYSNETPASDRQGDIMIDGVNPKYSISSNIEKDTIFENVIPYRTTTADHGYYRNDDINGIIIFYGKNFTKKQVNMKIVDVTPTILKLYGINCKSDGKIVNEVFKNGHADSTK; encoded by the coding sequence GTGCGTGATTTGAAGACATTGCTAATAGTCATTGATGGTGTTAGTTATTCTGTTTTTAATCAATTTAGATATAATTTAGATACTATGAATAATCTTATTGAAAATGGAAGCTTTGGTAAACTAGAAAGCGTTTTCCCAACAATAACACCAGTAGCTTTAGCGTCTTTATTTACGGGATACTTGCCATTAAATCATGGGATAACTTCCACAAAGATCTTCATAAAAGGTAATAGCCTAAGTAAACCCCTATCAGCACATAGTAGCACACCATTAAAGGTTGACCCGATATGGTACCTTTTAGCGAAGAAAGGATATAAAGTAGTAGTAGCCTCAGCACCTCAAGCCCTACCAGATAAATGGAAACTAAAAAATCTTACATTATTTGATCCATATAAATCCAAAATTAAAGAGTGTAGCGATGGGGCTTTGCTCAATATCGGAAACACAACAATAAACGAAGTTAATTTTGATATAGAGAGCAATAATAACGAGTATACTATAAAAATAACTGATATCGAGAATAATACCTTGTCATTAAAGTTAAGGCAAAATGAATGGACCTCTCCACTTGAGGTAATAATGGGATGTAAAGGAAAAGAAATGAAGGGAACATTTAGATTAAAGGGATTGAGTAATGGGGTTTATCTCACACCAGTATCGTTCCTAATCCCCAGTTGGTCAAATAATCAAGAGTTACAAAATGAAATATGGGAGAACGTTGTTAAGAAATACGGAATGCTTTTGGATGGTGATTATATTTCTCTAAAGTCCAATATAATCGGTTTCAGCGAATATTATGAAACTCTAAAATTTGCATATGAATTTTTCTATAACTATTCACTATACTTGCTTAAACGAGAAGAATGGGATTTTGCAATAACATACTTACCCATAGTAGATAATATACAACACCTTCTTTTTGGGGTAGACGATTCACAGTCATTAGATTACGTGTTTCAAGTATATAAGATGGCAGATAACTTCGTGAAAGCGCACATAGAATTAGCTGATAATATAATTATTTGTTCAGATCATGGAATAAATAAGGTAAAAAAGAGGCTTTATCTTAATAAATTTTTAGAGGAACTGAATGTGCTAAAAACGGTTGACGATAAGAAAATAGATTGGAAGAGAACTAAGGCGTACTACGGTGGTGGAGGAATTATTAGAATAAATCTAAGAGAAAGGGAGAAATTCGGAATAGTAGGTAAAAAAGAGTTTAATAAATTAATTAAATATTTAACTATTAATCTAGAAAGATTAGAGGATCCAGATACCGGAGAAAGAATATTTACCGTGATTTATTCTAATGAGACTCCAGCAAGTGATAGACAAGGCGATATAATGATCGATGGTGTTAACCCAAAATACTCTATATCAAGTAATATAGAAAAAGACACGATATTTGAAAATGTCATTCCTTATCGTACGACTACGGCAGATCATGGATATTATAGAAATGATGACATTAATGGAATTATAATATTCTATGGGAAGAATTTCACTAAGAAACAAGTAAACATGAAGATAGTTGACGTAACTCCCACGATATTGAAACTTTATGGAATAAATTGTAAATCTGATGGAAAAATTGTAAATGAGGTCTTCAAAAATGGACATGCCGATAGTACTAAGTAA